GAGATCGATTATTCCAGCTGCCTGACAATTTTCTTTCGGTCGGCGAAACCGTGCGATTAAATTCGGGCCGAGGGAATAATTTCGCGCCTTGCTTGTCTCTCGTGGATCGCAACTACGAGAGACGTGACCTATGACTACCAGACCAATCATCGCGGCCATGCTTGCGCTTTCGGTGTCCACCGCTGCGCAATCGACAGAGAAATCCACTCAGGACGAGCCCCATAGTCAATCGCGCAACGTGGTTCTCGTGCATGGTGCCTTCGCAGATGGATCGGGCTGGCGCGGTGTCTATGACGAGCTGACCGCCCGGGGATACCGCGTTACCATTGTTCAGAATCCCCTTACCTCGCTGGCCGACGATGTCGCTGCGACCAAGAGGGCCCTCGACCGGCAGGACGGTCCGGCCGTGCTGGTCGGGCACAGCTGGGGCGGAACGGTGATCACCGAAGCAGGCGTACACCCGAAAGTCAGCGCTCTCGTTTACGTTTCCGCACTTTCGCCCGATGCAGGAGAAACGACTGCGCAGCAATATGACGGCTACACCACGCCGCCCGAATTCATTATCGACACGCACACTGACGGCTTCGGTTTCATCAAGGCCGAGAACTTCCGCGCGGGCTTTGCCGCCGATGCTACCGAAGCCGACGCCGCGTTCCTGCGGGATTCACAGGTTCCTATCAACATGTCGGTGTTCGGCACCGTGCTCGAAAATGCCGCCTGGCGCAGCAAACCGAGCTGGGCGGTCATCGCCACCGATGATCGCGCGTTCGACCAGCGCATGCTGCACGACATGGCGGACCGCATCGGCGCGAAGGTAATCGAAGTCGCGGCCAGCCATGCGGTCTTCATGACCCAGCCCAGGGTGGTCGCCGACGTGATCGACGAAGCAGCCCGCCAAGCCCCGGCTGAAGCCAACTAACTTCCCCTGCCCCACGAACCACAATCCGGATGTCCAATGTGCGTCGGCGGGCTTTGCCGCCTTGCGCGCAATGGCGGAGCTATGTCCGGTCAAAGGATATCATCATGACCAATCAAGCCACCCCTACCGACATTGCCGATTTCGAACGCCGCGCTCGCGAGAACCAGCAACGGCTCAATGCCAGTTTGAAGCCGTCCTATGATTTCATCGTCTGCGGCGGGGGATCGTCCGGCTCTGTCGTGGCCCGGCGCCTCGCCGAGAACGCCGACTGCCAGGTACTCCTCATCGAAGCCGGGGGCGATGACGAGGATGAGAGTGTGCTCGATCCGGCCCTATGGCCGACCAACCTAGGCAGCGCGCGCGACTGGGGCTTTCAGGCCGAGCCAAACCCGCACCTCGACGGACGCGCGCTGTCGATGTCGATGGGTAAGGGCCTCGGCGGCGGCTCGAGCGTCAACGTGATGGTCTGGGCGCACGGCCATCGTAGCGACTGGGACGATTATGCAGCCGTATCCGGTGACCCCGAGTGGGGTGCCGATGCGGTACGGGCGATCTATCGCCGGATCGAGAATTGGCAGGGGGCGCCCGACCCGCGCTACCGGGGCACCGATGGCCCCGTCTGGGTCCAGCCCGCTGCCGATCCCAGTCCCATTGCCGGTGCGCTCCTGGACGCCGCTCAGGAACTTGGCATCCCGCGGTTCGACAGCCCTAACGGCCGCATGATGGAGGGCGAAGGTGGTGCCGCAATTTCCGACATGCTGGTGCGCGACGGCCGCCGTCACTCGCTGTATCGCGCGTATCTTCGGCCTTTCGCGAACCGTTCGAACCTGACCATTCTCACGAATACGCTAGTCCGGCGAATTCTCTTCGACGGGCGCCGGGCATCGGGTGTCGAGATTGAGCGAGAAGGAGAGATTCGATCGATCGGCGTCGGCAGCGAGGTAATCGTCTCCACTGGCGCAATAAACACGCCAAAGCTGCTCATGCTTTCAGGCCTGGGCGAGCGCGGCGAACTCGCCCGGCTCGGCATTCCTCTGGTTGAGCACATCCCTGGTGTCGGCCAGAACCTGCAGGATCACGTCGCCTTCTGCTGCACTTGGGAATACCGTCAGCCGCTGGCCCCGCGCAACAGCGGGAGCGAGGCCAAGCTGTACTGGAAATCACGGCCCGAGCTGGCCGCCCCCGACCTGCTACTGTGTCAGGTGGAGTTCCCCGTACCGAGTGAGCGCACCGCTGCCTTGGGTGTCCCAGAGCATGGCTGGACAATGTTCGGCGGGCTCGCCCATCCGAAAAGCCGAGGCCACGTGCGACTTGCTTCGAGCGATCTCCACGCGCCACCGATCGTCGATCCCAACATGCTGTCTGATCCTGCCGATGTCGAGGCCGCGAGAGCATGCGTCAAACTTTGCTGCGATCTGGGCGCAGCGACTTCATTCGCGCCATTCGTCAAGCGAGAGGCGATTCCTGGCGAGGGTAACCCGACCGACTATCGCTTCCTGCGCGACGCCGCGGTCACTTACTGGCACCAGAGCGGCACAGCACGGATGGGGCGCGACGACTTGGCGGTTGTCGACGCGGCACTTAAGGTCCGGGGCGTGGAAGGCTTGCGAGTAGCTGACGCCTCGGTCTTCCCCCAAGTCCCGACAGGTAATATCCAAGCGCCCTGCGCCATCGTCGGGGAACGGGCAGCGCAGATCATTTGCGACACCTATCGACTGTAACGTCGGCGGGCTGTGGGGACCGGGTTGCCGCCCATCCTCCAGCCTGCGGGGGGGCAACGTTCGCCGGCGCAACGTCGAGCGCATGTGCGCAGCTGCCCGATAAGGACCTCATCAGTTACGATTCTGATCCATCAATGCCCTTGATTGGAAGGCTCGTATGCCTGAACAATTCTGTCGAAATGGTGCTCGGATGCATGATTGACCACAAAGGTCGGGTCAGCCGAAACAGCGCCGTGTGAGGGGCAAACCTCCGCATTTGCTATCAATCAGGACTGTCCTCAATCATGGACAAAGGTTCGCTTTTTCCGCGTATTGGTGAACGAATGCCGACGTTAGCAAATCTGCGCACCGAAGGAGACTTTTCGGATCGTCAACCAATGCTGATGCTTCGGAGAAGATCGATCTGGTGTCCGCTTTCAGGCGATCTCCGTTCCGGGCGGAACGGCCGAAAATGGGGCGCATATCCGACGGGCAGGAACTGGGCCGGTTGCCGATCGTCCGGTTTAATTCCAATTTCATGTAAAGCTGCCGTTAGCCTAGGCGGTGCTCTGCGGCATTGACAATGCCGTAATTTGATAGATGTAGATGCGAACTGTCGAAATCTGTTGGTGCAGACTGAACCATGACTACGACCCGCGCGCTTGCTGCAGCCGCGCTTTTCCTGTCGGCCCCTGCGACAGCACAGAGCCTGGAGCAATCCTACGCCGATCAGTGCTCTGGCGGTCAGAAAACCGAAGTCTGTGACGTGCTGCGCAAGGCCCTGCTTGAAAAGCTGGCGAGCGGGAGCATGGCGTCGGACCAAGTCGGAGCGGATCCCCTCGCGAGCGATGCCTGGCTGGCCTTCGCCATTCTGGCCGATGGAGGATACTGGTACGCGCCCGGCAGCATTCTCCGGTTCGAACCCTCTGCGTCCGGACAAGAAATACGCTTCGAAGACATTCTAAGGGAAAAATCCTCTTCGATCGAACTGCGCCATGGTCGCCCCGTCTGGACGGACGCATCTGGCGAATGGATCACACGGGTTTCCGGCACGACAATCGAAGTTACGAAGGGCGACCAATCCGACAGGCTTCACTTCACCCTTGTGGACGAAGGTTCGCAGTTGTTGCTGGAACGGACCTCTCTGTTTCAGGGCCGGCCCCTTCAGTACGAACCGATCACCTATCGGCGCCTGTCGCCACAGGAGGTCGCCGAAGCAGGCCAAGAGCTTAAGCGCGTCCAAAACCCAGTTGTTGGCGCTCAGGTCTGGGGTGCCCTCGCCGATCGCACGGGGCGGGCATTTTCGGCCAAGGCTAGCTCGGACGGCAGCCAAAGGCGAGTTAACTATTACTACTGGAATGTTCCGGGCGTTTCGCTTTTCGTCGATTCTGCCGATGTGACAAAAGGCAGGATTTCTCAGCAACCGTTTACCTGGATTATGTATTCTTATGATCCGATGACCAAAACCGTAGCGGGCGCCAACGCGGATAGTGTCTTAGTTACCGCGTCCGGCCTGGATGTGAATTATCCTGA
The sequence above is a segment of the Alteriqipengyuania lutimaris genome. Coding sequences within it:
- a CDS encoding alpha/beta fold hydrolase, whose translation is MLALSVSTAAQSTEKSTQDEPHSQSRNVVLVHGAFADGSGWRGVYDELTARGYRVTIVQNPLTSLADDVAATKRALDRQDGPAVLVGHSWGGTVITEAGVHPKVSALVYVSALSPDAGETTAQQYDGYTTPPEFIIDTHTDGFGFIKAENFRAGFAADATEADAAFLRDSQVPINMSVFGTVLENAAWRSKPSWAVIATDDRAFDQRMLHDMADRIGAKVIEVAASHAVFMTQPRVVADVIDEAARQAPAEAN
- a CDS encoding GMC family oxidoreductase, producing MTNQATPTDIADFERRARENQQRLNASLKPSYDFIVCGGGSSGSVVARRLAENADCQVLLIEAGGDDEDESVLDPALWPTNLGSARDWGFQAEPNPHLDGRALSMSMGKGLGGGSSVNVMVWAHGHRSDWDDYAAVSGDPEWGADAVRAIYRRIENWQGAPDPRYRGTDGPVWVQPAADPSPIAGALLDAAQELGIPRFDSPNGRMMEGEGGAAISDMLVRDGRRHSLYRAYLRPFANRSNLTILTNTLVRRILFDGRRASGVEIEREGEIRSIGVGSEVIVSTGAINTPKLLMLSGLGERGELARLGIPLVEHIPGVGQNLQDHVAFCCTWEYRQPLAPRNSGSEAKLYWKSRPELAAPDLLLCQVEFPVPSERTAALGVPEHGWTMFGGLAHPKSRGHVRLASSDLHAPPIVDPNMLSDPADVEAARACVKLCCDLGAATSFAPFVKREAIPGEGNPTDYRFLRDAAVTYWHQSGTARMGRDDLAVVDAALKVRGVEGLRVADASVFPQVPTGNIQAPCAIVGERAAQIICDTYRL